GTCTTGGCCTGATCGGGTCAAAGACAACCCGTGAGCAGGCCCAAGAGGAGCTGGCGAAGCTAGTTCCAAGGGAGGAATTCTACAACTTCCATATCGACATAATCGAGCACGGCAGAGCCGTGTGCCAGGCCAGGAAGCCTAAGTGCAACTTCTGCAAGATATCTCAGCTGTGCGATTTCTATGGGGGACTAGCGAAGGCACAGACTTGATATATCGTCAAATGGCTCTTCGTCCCGATGAGATACAGACTCCTGGAGCACACAGCCGATGCCATGGTCGAGGTCCACGGCAAGGATCTGGATGAACGGTTCGGAAATGCTGCGTACGCGCTGTTCGATCAGATTACTGACATCACGAAAGTGGAGCCAAAAGGCGAGATTGAGATAGTCCTCTCCGCCGAATCGCGCGACCAGCTTCTGGTGGATTTCCTGCAGGAGCTCCTATTCCTTCACGATGCTGAGGACCTCGTCTTCTGCGAGTTCGATGTGACGACCGATGGAAAGAAGCTAGATGCGCGTGTGCGCGGGGAGAAGTTCGATGAGAAGAAGCATCCGAAGAGGTCGGTTGTGAAGGGTGTGACATATCACAGGCTTGAGTTCGATGATGAGGAAGGCGTTGTAACCATTCTCTTCGACGTGTGAGGTCCCGACATGAAAGGCTCTGCAATCGCGCATCCGATCCAAGGTCTGATCAAGTACCATGGACTGAAAGACGAAAACCTGAGGATACCGTTCCACGATTCCATATCGGTCGCCACCGCACCGACCGCCTCGCACACGACGATTGAGTTCGGAGCGTTCAAGAAGGACTCGGCATCCGTTGATGGAAAGCGATTGTCTGGCCGCGAACTCGAGAGGGTGGTCTCAGTGGTCGACGAGGTGCGGAAGAGAAGCACGTTGCGGAAGAAGTTCAAGATGGTGTCCTTGAACAACTTCCCGTCGAATGTTGGCCTTGGCGCATCCGCCTCTGGGTTTGCGGCCCTGGCCGTGGCTGCCTGCGAGGCTTCTGGGTTGAAGCTCTCCCTCGAACAGACGTCTGTGATAGCGAGACGAGGGGCGGGCTCGGCCACGCGATCGGTCACAGGGGCGTTCTCCAGGTGGAGGGCTGGCTTTGAGGACGAGGAATCGTACTCATATCAAATTGCTTCCGAGGACTTCCAGATGGGCATTGTAGTCGCACTGATCCCTGCTTTCAAGTCCACGGAGAACGCTCACAAGGCGGTACTGACGTCACCGTTCTTCCATTCGCGGCTCGCATTCGTCCACGGAGCGCTCGCGGAGATGGAGAACGCCATTCGCAAGAGGAACGTTGACAAGATCGGCACTCTCGCGGAAAGGGACTCATTGATCCTGCACGGCATCACGATGACCAGCGTGGACGAGATGATCCTCTGGCGACCTGAAACTGTGAAGGTGATTCTCGAGGTAAGGAAGATGCGTTCCGAGGGCCTGCCTGCATATTTCTCGATCGATACGGGAGCGACCGTGTACGTCAACACGCAACCAAAGCACGTGAAAGAGGTCGAGAGACGGATCAGGAAACTGGGCATAGAGACGATCACGTGCGGAGTCGGCGGAAGCGCCCGAGTGACCGACAAGCATTTGTTCTAGTGACAGTCGTTCGAGCCATTCTTCTGCGTGTCGATAGCATCTCTCAGTGAGATCTCGCCCTTCGCCACCTTCTTGGCAAGGTCCTTGGAGACGGTCAAGGAGCCCGCACTCTCCAACCTGCTGATCCTCTGTATGTTCCTTATTTCGCCTTGGCATGGCTCTATTTCCTGTCTCTTAATTGGCGAGTAGCCAGGGGTCATCGCTATCTCAATGGCCGCATCCTCATCTGGTGTCTGGGACCGTTTCGTGGTGTTCCGCTCGTCGACTATCTCGAGCTTGTGCCCGTGGTCCCAGAGCCTGTTGAATATCCTGTTCCTATTGGTTCTGTCACCGTGACCTATCCGTACGACGACGTTCGCATTCGGATACGCCCTTGCGACGTTCTCAACAAGTGTGCTGACTGCCTCAGGTGATTCGGCAAGGGATCTCAACAACAC
This genomic interval from Candidatus Thermoplasmatota archaeon contains the following:
- the mvaD gene encoding diphosphomevalonate decarboxylase, which produces MKGSAIAHPIQGLIKYHGLKDENLRIPFHDSISVATAPTASHTTIEFGAFKKDSASVDGKRLSGRELERVVSVVDEVRKRSTLRKKFKMVSLNNFPSNVGLGASASGFAALAVAACEASGLKLSLEQTSVIARRGAGSATRSVTGAFSRWRAGFEDEESYSYQIASEDFQMGIVVALIPAFKSTENAHKAVLTSPFFHSRLAFVHGALAEMENAIRKRNVDKIGTLAERDSLILHGITMTSVDEMILWRPETVKVILEVRKMRSEGLPAYFSIDTGATVYVNTQPKHVKEVERRIRKLGIETITCGVGGSARVTDKHLF
- a CDS encoding archease; this encodes MRYRLLEHTADAMVEVHGKDLDERFGNAAYALFDQITDITKVEPKGEIEIVLSAESRDQLLVDFLQELLFLHDAEDLVFCEFDVTTDGKKLDARVRGEKFDEKKHPKRSVVKGVTYHRLEFDDEEGVVTILFDV